The following DNA comes from Castanea sativa cultivar Marrone di Chiusa Pesio chromosome 10, ASM4071231v1.
CCGCAGCTCAGCGGAATCTGAGGACCATCTTCTCATCCATTGTCCTGTAGCTTATTCTTTGTGGGTGCATATGTTGCAAGCTTTTGGGATCCAATGGGTCGTATCAGGTTCAGTGGAGTGTTTGGTGGCCTGTTGGAGTAATTGGTTGGGGAAATTTTCTTCGGACATATGGAATATGGTTCCTGGTTGTTTGATGTGGGCTGTTTGGTTGGAAAGAAACCGGCGATCTTTTGAGGATCTGGAGAGAACGCTTGAACAATTAGAAGCTCTCAGCCAAAATACTCTCTTTGATTGGGCTAGGTGCTGGGGTTCTTCAAACTGTTCTTCTGTTTTGgagtttctttcttcccttagaAGTGCCCCTTAAGCTgccttcctttttccttttttgttgtcttttgtctgctgtttttttttttttttgcgtgtgttcaccatcatgaacacctgtatttgttgtttttgttctttttggatGAATATAAGTCTTTTTacgtatcaaaaaaaaaagaattgaagaaagagagagagagagagagagaagggggtGTTATTTAGCCAAACATTCAGCAGGAAAGAACAATACCACATATACCAACTAAATTTTCATTTACACATGAGAAAAAATCCTGTCacagagagggaaagagagagcaTACCTCTTTTTGAAGCACAGTAATTATTCTCAACTACTTTTAAGCACCCATGTCTTGTTGGAGCAGAATAAGCAACAGTGATTCCTGTGGCAAAACTAAAAactatgagaaataaaaaaaaacatcaggcttaaaaaaaaagtagtgattACCTAGTTATAATTACAAATAAACAATGTACAACCTATGTGAGAAATTTTCCAATGAAACAATATCCCTCAGATTTAATCCCAGAGCAACTAAATATCAATGCAGACCATGAGATTTCCATATAATAGTGTACAACTGAAGGATCAGAGCTTATACAAGAGGCCAGAAAATATTGCCAGGTTCTTTCTGGTAAACAACAATGCTGCAAATAATACAACCCAATTGATAAATACAAAGAGTACACAACAAAGGGTGTTTGGTCCTTCAATCTTGTCACATATATCAGTTTACACAGCAGTGCAGTGACTTCAAATGCTTCAATGCTCAATTTTGCAAACCCAACATCTAAAAGATCTTACATTTGATAAAACAAGTAACAAAAGTTTAtaaatttagataaaaattcTAGATCTCTGGCCAGAACCCTATGCCTCAGACACGATGGgagaagataaagataaaacttAATAACAAGAAGTTTGGAGAACTTTCGTACTTTCTTGACTTAGCacagaagaagagagaaaaagggttTTCAAAAGGCAATTATAAAGTTTCCAATTAGACTCCCTGCATCTCACTGTATACGTATTTCAGACTGGATTCCCATTCAAGTAAGTAAGCTTTATGCTTAGGATGTTGCACAGACAGCATATCCCCATGCTACAGCATGCAAATCAACTACTTAAGAATCCAAATTAAATAGTTGACAATGTTAAGTCCGAATACttaattattaactttttcatttaaattttccGCACACAACATGCCCTATAAatcaaattatacataaaatgaCTAACATTTGGAATCAAACCGAATACTTCATTATTAACCTTTtcatttagatttttttgtCCACACACAACATgccttattaattaaattatacataCTATGACAATTTTTTGGAATCAATATCAAGTTTAGAAAGACAGTGAATCCTCAGAATTTGATAATCTTATAAGCTcctataaactataaaaaagtCGCACCCAGTGCACAAAGCTCCCCAAATACTATAAGAGCAAATACCAAATAACCCTGCATTCCATTTCCCATATATCCCAAATCTGCAGCTACATCTGAAATTCACACTACTTTCCAAAAACTTAGCATTGATATGAAACAGAGGAAAGGAGCCATaagcaacaacaaaattttattctatatacagcttttgttttttcttcttttgataaGAAGCAAagaactgaaaactgaaaaacccCAATTCACATATcgaaaaaccaaaacaaacgAAACAACAAAAGTCTGCAAATTTTTGCTTACCCGCAACAAGATAGGCAAGCGAGACAAAGAAGATGAACATGGAAGGAAGGAACACAACCATCCAGTAATAATCCACAGTTTCCTGATCCGTAAGAAAAAAAGCACCCGGAAAACGCTCGATATAGCCTCGGCCTTTAGCGTTAAAAGGCAGAGGCTGAAGCCTCTCGTCGCTACAAAACGGTCTCTTTCCATAGCTACCGGGGAACACGATGCTCAAGCTGATAACCGTACTTACAATCACCGTGACCGAAAGGAGCGCCATGAGAGTCACCACAAGAGGTCTCTGAAGCTTTCCCCAAGCTTTCTCTTCGTCCCTGAGGCTCTCGTACTCGTGCTTCGGCATAAACGCTTGGCGAAGAGCGTCGCCGATTATCGCCATCGGAgccaaaccaaaacaaacaataaaaaccctaattgaAAAAGCTAGGGTTTGGGAATTTTAGAAAATCAATTTTGAGGAACCCTATTTGAAAGATTCGGAGACCTAGGTTTCAAAATTAGGATCTGTTGGATATAAATAGtaatgaatgaaaaacaaaagacacaGATTGTGTCGTAGCTTTCAGATCTTGGAGAGCAACACTTTCACgcatgttttgtgtttttgactttttgttttcttctttttttttttaaggggtttTTGGCGGGTGTTCTCGTGCGGTGACGTGTACAGTGACTCGACCTCTAGGATTGGTTCGTAACATTATGAGCTAATACGAGGAACCGACACCTGGGACCGTTCTATTTCGTTTTAAAATTAACGTTCagtttaattttgtatatattgattgatttaatcccctaacttttacttttattcacTGTTGTGTTTCTTTTAATTCGGTCATAGTTTGTTGTAACGGCTAGAAATAAACTCAGTTGTCCAACAATTTGAGTTTGACTCGGAAAAAGTACTTGTTTGTGTTTATTGAAAGTTTTTAGGCtcgttttcaaaataaaaataaaaataaaaatttaggcTCCATTGTTAAAATACTAGTTTCGactttcaaataaatatttgtaattcattgataataaaaatagattatCTAATAGTAAAAAtcatacataattttaataatacaaagttggcaaatctaatttttattagttaatggGGAAAAAATCATTGTATCTCATTAAATTGGATAGATGGtatctatattactatttaagagGTTTCCTCTTTCTAgaccggatttttttttgttctaaaatatttctacattcctatgtttaagtagagacaaaattaaaggacaatctggtaaaatataaccctaacttccactaaaatattgcctaaaaaatagagtCAATCTCccgttgattttcaaatttatttatccacttataaattagattctcaaaataaaattatatatataaaataagaaaatatttttatttttttggctacaaccactaaaaaaaaaaagcctcatcacaCGTGCTTTAGTAGTTTATAATTAGTTAGTAAATTTTAGTATAGATTTGAAAGAGTGCAAAATTATCAATCATTGTGTTTAttatatatgagaaaaataattatttgattaAATAATTCATGAACaagtttgaatttatttaataagaaagtaaactaaacttgaacaaataatattgtttgAGGTCAAGTTCAAGCTTGGTTTGTGTGTAAAACAATATTAAATGAAGTGCCTCCTGGTGACCTCACTGCTTACTACAGAGTGCCTCCTACCACCCCCCACATATTCCACCACCAAGAGTCTTTAGTCTATCTCTTAAATATTCACCCTACAGTATCAAAAATATCTTTTATccttattgatttttatataattttcacTGTCAAATTTACATTAGCTATTTTTATATGATGATACCTTATATGCATTGTAGACTAGACTTGCCAGGCAAGATGAAATTCTATTGTTTGGTGATAGAAAGTACTCATTCTTAATCTAAATTATTGTGGGTTAAATATaaccatggttttgaaacctggACTGTTCAAAGAACTGAAAAAGgaagaggttcaaggttttaaAGGTCAGACCGATGTTAGATCGTGATGatgctgtaagtgcacaattgcacctggacccaaaaacacacgtgaactcaggcccaatgagccttaaacaattaaatttgtagagtgtgggttcgcaatctagtttagtggtgtTCGAAACTTGaaaaacaggctagaatgttacaATATTTACAAACAATGGACAAATAgggcaaaatgaacctcctcggacgtaagccgatgacaacttatatattttttctcttattcCTTTCAAATGTTACAGTTCTTAGTCCTTCTCTAGTTCTTTTCcaaaaaagccttttttttttcttcctcctttttttttactctcttccctctttaAATACTTATTCTCCTTGCCtcttcatccacgtgtcacatAAATCTCACCCCTAGATCCTTAAGCAATGGCCAGAAGGCCCCTTcatactgttcaggggtcacttccccattaatgcgaccagggcAGTAGGTGCatgatctttaatgtggaggtagcagcttttttttgagatatttctctcacaccatTGCGTCCAGAGGGTacttaaatccccctcttaaccaacggttcttccagaactctgccttgatctttttggcgaatctcATGGTCAGCGTGGGTCTGTTcgaggagagattcgtcctcgaacgaatcctcggactctcgactcataGGCCGACCTGCAGTTCTAGGgacttttagtctaaaacaaattAGCGtccatcaataaagcccaaggcccaaatacttacttaggtccttttagtccccacagatgctataatgaattaataattaactaaaatataaataaatggaataaatttaaaaaactaagCAATcttgattaaaaatatatatatctaagcaaaataaaattattgtcaaaaatattataagaaaatttataaaaataataaagcataaaaaacattgaaaattataGTTGATTATTTAAGTATAAAACtatgaaatatgaatatatttgaaggattttaattataattatttcaatttattccTCCTTTTGAGatggataataaaaataaatgatataataaaatattattaatattgattataaaataaatatagagTAATGAAAGTTTAAATTATTCTTATGGCATTCTTTTAAATATACTTCATATAAATTAGTTTGCCACAAGGATCATAAATAACCAGCTATGGCATAGTGGTTAGGGtgttaattaaaaattactcCATTGAACCCCGGTTCTGGATGTGGTTGAATCATGATCAGTTTTGCTGAACCGTCCTATCTAACTGTAGTTCATTTCAATCTGGTTCCCTATTAACCTGATTGGATTGCCCAGTCCGATCTGGGTTTCAAAGCTATGAatataacttgatttttttttatttttatttttatcattcatCAATGCATTGCCTTCCAAACCTAAGAAGGTTATTATTAGAGAGGAGTGATGCTACATACTCAACACTAACATCTttcgcatttttttttttttaaagtcatcTTTCACATAAATTGAGGGACAAATCCACTATtgaggtgaattttgataaatttaccactggattacatcttcttctaaTATCTTCCATACttgaaaaatttatataaaactaaaaatcaatagttatattatcaataagttgtttaaattgcaaatttttgtagtttaaaattatacataaaatataaacttatagatcatatagtaaataatatccaattgacacaaaatttgacatgtgtattaagagcgtaaagaacatgcaactcaacggttagattttcaaaatatgtagtaatatttattttattgattaaagttgtaacttaaggttacaatcaattttgtaactaaactttatcatAAATTGAgttgacatgatttttattgGCTCTCGTTAATTTGAGTCCAATACTAACATCactttattatttactattcacaACTTGTTACCTCAACAgttgtgaaatattttataaaaataactgTAACTCAAGACCTattaagtggataaagtaatgCTAGCTACATACAAAATTGGAGGGACAACCTACTTGATGTAATTATTAGCTTTTCCTTTTGCTAAATTGATCTAATTACAGCTAGTGAGTTTGCTAATCTTGTTAAGCTGTCTCTTCATATATCCAAATTGATATAATTACAGCTAAGCGTGTTTGCTAATCTTGCTAAGCTATTTCTTTAAACATTCAAAATTGATATAATTACAGCTTAGTGAGTTTGCTAATCTTGATAACCTATCTCTTTATATATTAACTAAACATATTTGTTGGAAGTTATTTTCTGTCAAAACAAATAGAATATAAGTTGTTGACATTCATGTCATTTCACTGTTGACCGATACCTTTTATGATGTAATATTGTATGGTAAAAtatagggttttatttttaacatttatcaaatttgtatattttagtataatttttgtaattttaggatTTATGATTCTATCTCATTGCTTGTAGGTGTTTTTAAACGTTTCATAGTTAAATCAGACTCATTTTTTGGTACTGTATCAATTATGATGGGTTTAAGAAgatttttagttgaaaatttggtatttttttggggggggggaatttaaatataattgcaagttgtaacataaaatataaataaatcaataaaataaaatttttctatatttctaGTGGATGCTAGTTGCTACAAGCCTACAATGCTACTCCTACCTAATTTGATGCTGATGCCTCCATGATCCAGGATTCCATTTTCTTTCG
Coding sequences within:
- the LOC142611535 gene encoding uncharacterized protein LOC142611535 — encoded protein: MAIIGDALRQAFMPKHEYESLRDEEKAWGKLQRPLVVTLMALLSVTVIVSTVISLSIVFPGSYGKRPFCSDERLQPLPFNAKGRGYIERFPGAFFLTDQETVDYYWMVVFLPSMFIFFVSLAYLVAGITVAYSAPTRHGCLKVVENNYCASKRGGVRCLSVLNVVFAIIFGLLALFLGSTLLTLGNSCAEPLFWCYEISSWGLVILYGGTAFFLKRKAVISLDERDSGGRNLGLEMLEAHPLDVTPEVERRVNEGFKAWMGSSLLSSDEEDESESYQEVPHIIHTNSNRQRT